A single window of Halococcus salifodinae DSM 8989 DNA harbors:
- a CDS encoding ABC transporter permease, translating to MSRRDDIEDGLARLVAASWVERLLLSLAALAASIVVGGVIVVVSGMAATCEEPAFAFFGPTSCYDPVGVYVQLFQGAIGNVLADPFNFQIALTLKETTLLVFTGLSVAVAFRAGLFNIGSQGQLVAGALATALAVLFAAPLVPAGLGTIVLVPLGVIAGAIVGGLYGAIPGALKAYADANEVITTIMLNFVAAQVAFFLVSSYFPAPGSQSVETRTVPGAAVLESTLFGSGSNFSVFVFVFGLALVAGLYYLIERTAFGYDLRTSGLQPEAAEYGGVDADRTIVTSMALSGAFAGIGGAVWVLMVTGRFTASVPSLGFDGITVSILAGNNPLGVVPAALLFGVLKSGSLALQLSAESPPKQLVGVLRGLIILFVAMPEFFRLLGKRFVTTGRDPVATDGGKPVEDRRSSPDEQIESGGSTEFERTEGEQ from the coding sequence ATGAGCCGCCGGGATGACATCGAAGACGGACTCGCACGGCTGGTGGCGGCGTCGTGGGTCGAGCGGCTGCTGTTGAGCCTCGCGGCGCTCGCGGCGTCGATCGTCGTCGGCGGCGTCATCGTGGTGGTGTCGGGAATGGCGGCGACATGCGAGGAGCCGGCGTTCGCTTTCTTCGGGCCGACGTCGTGTTACGATCCGGTCGGCGTGTACGTCCAGCTGTTCCAGGGCGCGATCGGGAACGTCCTCGCCGATCCCTTCAACTTCCAGATCGCACTCACGCTGAAGGAGACCACGCTGCTCGTCTTTACTGGACTGTCGGTCGCGGTCGCGTTCCGCGCCGGCCTCTTTAATATCGGCTCGCAGGGCCAACTCGTGGCTGGCGCGCTCGCGACCGCGCTCGCGGTGCTGTTCGCCGCCCCGCTGGTGCCCGCCGGACTCGGCACGATCGTGCTGGTGCCGCTCGGCGTGATCGCGGGCGCGATCGTCGGCGGCCTCTACGGCGCGATTCCAGGAGCGCTCAAGGCGTATGCCGACGCGAACGAGGTCATCACGACGATCATGCTCAACTTCGTCGCGGCCCAGGTCGCCTTCTTCCTCGTCTCGTCGTATTTCCCCGCGCCGGGGAGCCAGTCGGTCGAAACGCGAACCGTTCCGGGAGCGGCGGTGCTCGAATCCACACTGTTCGGCTCGGGCAGCAACTTCTCGGTGTTCGTGTTCGTCTTCGGGCTCGCGCTGGTCGCAGGGCTGTACTACCTGATCGAGCGAACCGCGTTCGGGTACGATCTCCGGACGAGCGGGCTCCAGCCCGAGGCCGCCGAGTACGGTGGCGTCGACGCCGATCGCACGATCGTGACAAGCATGGCGCTCTCGGGTGCGTTCGCGGGCATCGGGGGCGCGGTCTGGGTGCTGATGGTCACGGGACGCTTCACGGCCTCGGTTCCTTCGCTCGGGTTCGACGGCATCACGGTGTCGATCCTCGCGGGCAACAACCCTCTCGGCGTGGTGCCCGCGGCGCTGCTGTTCGGCGTGCTCAAAAGCGGGTCGCTCGCGCTCCAGCTCTCGGCCGAGTCGCCACCGAAACAGCTCGTGGGCGTGCTCCGCGGACTGATCATCCTGTTCGTGGCGATGCCGGAGTTCTTCCGGCTGCTCGGGAAACGATTCGTCACCACCGGCCGCGATCCCGTCGCGACTGACGGCGGTAAGCCCGTCGAAGACCGACGGTCCTCGCCGGACGAGCAAATCGAGTCCGGCGGTAGCACGGAGTTCGAGCGGACGGAGGGCGAACAATGA
- the fer gene encoding ferredoxin Fer, producing MASPFDVLRVEPDASEEAIEQAYRERVIEAHPDHGGSPEEFQRVRTAYKQLQAGYEPEVDTEPELEDEESYEQAGSRVEYLNYAVLDDHGWDLDDDDLFGKAAEGDLDHEDYGEFLVEPHESLLEAAENRGFMWPFACRGGACANCAVIVKQGELSMPVNNILPPEMIEQDIRLSCNGIPVTDEMQVLYNVKHLPELEELRLPPRPFEQAYPGD from the coding sequence GTGGCGTCCCCGTTCGATGTCCTCCGAGTCGAGCCCGACGCGAGCGAGGAGGCGATCGAGCAGGCCTACCGCGAGCGGGTGATCGAGGCCCACCCGGACCACGGGGGTTCTCCCGAGGAGTTTCAACGTGTTCGGACGGCGTACAAGCAGCTCCAGGCGGGCTACGAGCCCGAAGTCGATACCGAGCCAGAACTCGAAGACGAGGAGAGTTACGAGCAGGCTGGCTCGCGGGTCGAGTACCTCAACTACGCGGTGCTCGACGACCACGGCTGGGATCTCGACGACGACGATCTCTTTGGGAAGGCCGCAGAGGGCGACCTCGACCACGAGGACTACGGCGAGTTCCTCGTCGAACCCCACGAGTCGTTGCTCGAAGCCGCCGAAAATCGCGGGTTCATGTGGCCCTTCGCCTGCCGCGGCGGCGCGTGTGCGAACTGTGCGGTCATCGTCAAGCAGGGCGAGCTCTCGATGCCCGTCAACAACATCCTCCCGCCGGAGATGATCGAGCAGGACATCCGGCTGTCGTGTAACGGTATCCCGGTCACCGACGAGATGCAGGTGCTCTACAACGTCAAACACCTCCCCGAACTCGAAGAGCTCCGGCTGCCGCCACGACCGTTCGAGCAGGCGTATCCGGGCGATTGA
- a CDS encoding BMP family lipoprotein, with translation MRTSPDRRRFLQITGAAGIAGLAGCTSGGGGSGSGNDSGGSNDSGGSNGSGGNGSNATGNASGGSGSGSDMNVGMVYAKGGLGDKSFNDSANRGVKRAANEIGVSFNNAQPEQNSDFPTFQRRFAQQTSPAYDLICCIGFAQVSGLQDVAPNFSDQNFMLVDGVVEEPNVASYTFKEHVGSFQIGHLAGLLTTREMSAGAGETNPENATLGFVGGEEVPLIKKFQAGFEAGAKHANEEANVRVAYTGSFSDPGAGKEAAVSMYDNGADIVYHAAGGSGIGVFQAAQGQGRYAIGVDSDQSKSSPNFSDVILASMVKKVNNAVFRSIENVANDSFNGGSVTTLGLEGNGVEAVYGQELGSEIPEEVKQSLEESQEKIIAGDISVPQKPGQGE, from the coding sequence ATGCGCACGAGTCCGGACAGACGACGATTCCTGCAGATCACTGGAGCAGCCGGTATCGCCGGTCTTGCGGGCTGTACGAGCGGCGGTGGTGGAAGCGGTTCGGGCAACGACTCCGGTGGGTCGAACGATTCAGGAGGATCGAACGGGTCCGGTGGCAACGGCTCGAACGCGACCGGGAACGCGAGCGGCGGGTCGGGTAGTGGCTCCGACATGAACGTCGGGATGGTGTACGCGAAGGGTGGCCTCGGCGACAAGTCGTTCAACGACTCGGCCAACCGCGGCGTCAAGCGGGCCGCCAACGAGATCGGCGTCAGTTTCAACAACGCTCAGCCGGAGCAGAACTCGGATTTTCCGACGTTTCAGCGCCGGTTCGCCCAGCAGACCAGCCCAGCCTACGACCTGATCTGTTGTATCGGGTTCGCACAGGTGAGCGGGCTTCAGGACGTCGCTCCCAACTTTTCCGACCAGAACTTCATGCTCGTCGACGGTGTGGTCGAGGAGCCGAACGTCGCGAGCTACACGTTCAAAGAACACGTCGGATCGTTCCAGATCGGCCACCTCGCGGGTCTGCTCACGACACGTGAGATGAGCGCGGGTGCGGGCGAAACCAACCCCGAAAACGCGACGCTCGGGTTCGTCGGTGGCGAGGAAGTCCCGCTGATCAAGAAGTTCCAGGCCGGGTTCGAGGCAGGTGCGAAACACGCGAACGAGGAGGCGAACGTGCGGGTCGCGTACACCGGTTCGTTCTCCGATCCCGGTGCAGGCAAGGAGGCCGCGGTCTCGATGTACGACAACGGCGCGGACATCGTCTACCACGCCGCCGGTGGGAGTGGTATCGGCGTGTTCCAGGCCGCCCAGGGACAGGGCCGGTACGCCATCGGTGTCGACTCCGATCAGTCGAAGAGTTCGCCGAATTTCTCCGACGTGATCCTCGCGAGCATGGTCAAGAAGGTCAACAACGCCGTGTTCAGGTCGATCGAGAACGTCGCCAACGACAGCTTCAACGGCGGGAGCGTGACGACCCTCGGTCTCGAAGGGAACGGCGTCGAGGCGGTCTACGGCCAGGAACTCGGCTCGGAGATCCCCGAGGAGGTCAAACAGTCCCTCGAGGAGTCCCAGGAGAAGATCATCGCGGGCGACATCTCGGTGCCACAAAAGCCCGGCCAGGGCGAGTGA
- a CDS encoding ABC transporter ATP-binding protein, with product MTNAVELQEITKRFPGVIANDDVSLAVEPGTVHALLGENGAGKSTLMNVLYGLYEPDAGTIELDGQSRTFDSPRDAIDAGIGMIHQHFMLVPPMSVAENVVLGHEPKKWGGLATDRNQASDAVRELAERYGFAADPDATVEDISVGEQQRVEILKALYRGADVLILDEPTGVLTPQEVEELFAVFEELTAEGKTLIFITHKLGEAMEAADEITVLRDGVNVGTVDADATTREELAEMMVGREVVLDVDAGPADPGDSVLSVDGLSVHGEHGARHVTDTGFTVREGEIFGIAGVDGNGQSELIEAITGLRVPDAGTVDLDDEDITRVSRSGHIDRGMAYVPEDRQERGLVMEFDLTENGVLGSQHTPPIGGGRIDWNGARGHATDIIEEYDVRPPEPAAAAHSLSGGNQQKFLVGREFERDPDVVVATHPTRGVDVGSTEFIHDRLLELRDAGVAVLLVSANLTEVRGLSDRLAVMHDGRFVDVVDPDAVTEEDLGLLMAGEQLAERESADVTADGSQQDDVSRDDETGAEQRSTGGER from the coding sequence ATGACGAACGCAGTCGAACTCCAAGAGATCACCAAGCGCTTCCCGGGAGTGATCGCCAACGATGACGTCTCGCTCGCGGTCGAACCCGGCACCGTACACGCGCTGCTCGGCGAGAACGGCGCGGGCAAGTCGACGTTGATGAACGTGCTCTACGGGCTCTACGAACCCGATGCGGGCACCATCGAGCTCGACGGACAGTCCAGAACGTTCGACTCGCCACGGGACGCCATCGATGCCGGAATCGGGATGATCCACCAGCACTTCATGCTCGTCCCGCCGATGTCGGTGGCCGAGAACGTCGTGCTCGGCCACGAGCCGAAAAAGTGGGGCGGGCTCGCGACCGACCGGAACCAGGCGAGCGACGCGGTTCGGGAGCTCGCCGAACGCTACGGGTTCGCGGCCGACCCCGACGCGACGGTCGAAGACATCAGCGTCGGCGAACAGCAGCGCGTCGAGATTCTGAAGGCGCTGTATCGGGGTGCCGACGTGTTGATCCTCGACGAGCCCACGGGCGTGCTGACGCCACAGGAGGTCGAGGAGCTGTTCGCCGTGTTCGAGGAGCTGACGGCGGAGGGGAAGACACTGATCTTCATCACCCACAAGCTCGGCGAGGCGATGGAGGCTGCCGACGAGATCACGGTGCTCAGAGACGGCGTGAACGTCGGCACCGTAGATGCGGACGCCACCACCCGCGAGGAGCTCGCGGAGATGATGGTCGGCCGTGAAGTCGTGCTCGATGTCGACGCCGGCCCCGCCGATCCCGGCGATAGCGTCCTCTCGGTCGACGGCCTCTCAGTTCATGGCGAGCACGGCGCGAGGCACGTCACAGATACGGGGTTCACGGTGCGCGAGGGCGAGATCTTCGGCATCGCGGGCGTCGACGGCAACGGCCAGTCCGAACTCATCGAGGCGATCACCGGGCTCCGGGTACCCGACGCCGGCACCGTCGATCTCGACGACGAGGATATCACCCGGGTCTCGCGAAGCGGCCACATCGACCGCGGGATGGCCTACGTCCCCGAAGACCGCCAGGAACGCGGTCTCGTGATGGAGTTCGATCTCACCGAGAACGGCGTGCTGGGAAGTCAGCACACCCCGCCGATCGGCGGCGGCCGGATCGACTGGAACGGCGCTCGCGGCCACGCCACGGACATCATCGAGGAGTACGACGTCCGGCCGCCGGAACCGGCGGCGGCAGCCCACTCGCTCTCGGGTGGCAACCAGCAGAAGTTCCTGGTCGGCCGTGAGTTCGAACGCGATCCCGACGTCGTGGTGGCGACCCACCCCACCCGAGGAGTGGACGTCGGCTCGACCGAGTTCATCCACGACCGCTTGCTCGAACTCCGTGATGCGGGCGTCGCCGTCCTTCTGGTATCGGCGAACCTCACGGAGGTCCGGGGACTGTCCGACCGGCTCGCGGTGATGCACGACGGCCGGTTCGTCGACGTCGTCGATCCCGATGCGGTCACCGAGGAGGATCTCGGCCTCCTGATGGCGGGCGAACAGCTCGCAGAGCGCGAGTCCGCCGACGTGACGGCCGATGGCAGTCAGCAGGACGACGTGTCACGTGACGACGAGACCGGTGCGGAGCAGCGCTCGACCGGAGGTGAGCGATGA
- a CDS encoding DUF7282 domain-containing protein, protein MRTSTLTVALLSALLVASAGMAGALTTNGLQPQESPTNTTTSGGDAAVEGSPSVTFDDQESSGESLLVASASLPRQGFVAIYDSSQSGNQTDQVVGASYLLEPGTSDNIRIALDESLDSSASLTAVVHADTNENGEFDYVSSDGQEDAALTPEGDRRIVDIAQVTVENAGGTNDSAADGSNTTAATTDDDAADNATTGTTADGMTTADETSAEETTAEETSAEETAADDATEATNGTNGTAANESNGSGDSGGSGAFGPGFGPVVAVVALLAAALLASRRRE, encoded by the coding sequence ATGCGAACGAGCACACTCACTGTTGCCCTCCTATCGGCGCTGCTGGTGGCAAGCGCCGGTATGGCGGGTGCGCTCACCACGAACGGTCTCCAGCCACAGGAATCACCGACCAACACCACGACGAGCGGTGGCGACGCGGCGGTCGAGGGTAGTCCGAGCGTCACGTTCGATGATCAGGAAAGTAGCGGCGAGTCGCTCCTCGTCGCGTCGGCGAGCCTCCCCCGACAGGGCTTCGTCGCCATCTACGATAGCAGCCAATCCGGCAACCAGACCGATCAGGTCGTCGGTGCGTCGTACCTGCTCGAACCTGGCACGTCCGACAACATCCGGATCGCACTCGACGAGTCCCTCGACAGCTCGGCGTCGCTGACAGCGGTCGTGCACGCCGACACCAACGAGAACGGCGAGTTCGACTACGTTTCCTCGGATGGCCAAGAGGACGCGGCGCTCACGCCCGAGGGCGACCGACGGATCGTCGACATCGCTCAGGTCACCGTCGAGAACGCTGGCGGCACGAACGACAGCGCTGCCGACGGGTCGAACACGACCGCAGCGACCACCGACGACGACGCGGCCGACAACGCCACCACCGGCACGACCGCCGATGGGATGACGACGGCCGACGAGACGAGTGCCGAGGAAACGACGGCTGAAGAGACGAGCGCCGAAGAAACGGCCGCTGACGACGCCACCGAGGCAACCAACGGAACAAACGGAACGGCCGCGAACGAATCGAACGGCTCCGGCGATTCGGGCGGTAGCGGTGCGTTCGGCCCCGGATTCGGTCCCGTGGTTGCCGTCGTTGCACTGCTCGCAGCCGCGTTGCTCGCAAGCCGACGGCGCGAGTAA
- a CDS encoding ABC transporter permease — protein MSTTELRNTVAEYGPRRLLAYGAGVLLAIAVVYGAIFPNTAAGDLLRVALSESTLGAALRLAVPIVCAALGGIFAEKSGVINIGLEGLLIISAFTGVYVADAIGSLAFLPGIWVGFFAGVLASTLLSLLFAVVCLEYQADQIIAGLAVWLIALGLAPFISQVAYGSVNTDSVGTLGTWTIPVLSELPFVGSVLFDASPVVYIMLFAVAGSWYVLNRTSFGRHVRASGENPKALDTAGVNVTRTRYVAVTLSGVLSGIGGVGLSLGQVGLFIGNGQTMVNGRGFIAIVAYLFGNYNPVGAFGAGVLFAGLDALQLRLQQIPAYAVPSSLVQTIPYITVIIVLALVGRTRIPSAAGDHYESGED, from the coding sequence ATGAGTACCACCGAGCTTCGAAACACCGTCGCGGAGTACGGACCCCGGCGGCTGCTCGCCTACGGTGCTGGTGTGCTCCTCGCGATCGCGGTGGTCTACGGTGCAATCTTCCCGAACACGGCCGCCGGCGATCTCCTTCGAGTCGCACTGAGCGAGAGCACGCTGGGGGCCGCACTCCGGCTCGCGGTGCCGATCGTGTGTGCTGCGCTCGGCGGGATCTTCGCAGAGAAATCCGGCGTGATCAACATCGGGCTCGAAGGATTGCTGATCATCTCGGCGTTCACGGGCGTCTACGTCGCCGATGCGATCGGTTCGCTGGCGTTCCTGCCCGGGATCTGGGTCGGCTTCTTCGCCGGCGTGCTCGCGAGCACGCTGCTGTCGCTGCTGTTCGCGGTGGTCTGTCTGGAGTATCAGGCCGACCAGATCATCGCCGGGCTCGCGGTGTGGCTGATCGCGCTCGGGCTGGCCCCGTTCATCTCGCAGGTCGCCTACGGCAGCGTCAACACCGACAGCGTCGGCACGCTCGGGACATGGACGATCCCGGTGCTCTCGGAGCTCCCGTTCGTGGGATCCGTACTGTTCGATGCGAGCCCGGTGGTGTACATCATGCTGTTCGCGGTGGCCGGCTCGTGGTACGTCCTGAATCGCACGTCGTTCGGCCGGCACGTCCGTGCGAGCGGCGAGAACCCGAAGGCGCTCGACACCGCCGGCGTGAACGTCACCCGGACCCGGTACGTGGCCGTCACGCTCTCGGGCGTGCTCTCGGGGATCGGCGGCGTCGGGCTCTCGCTCGGCCAGGTCGGGCTGTTCATCGGTAACGGCCAGACGATGGTCAACGGCCGCGGGTTCATCGCGATCGTGGCCTACCTCTTCGGCAACTACAACCCGGTGGGAGCGTTCGGGGCCGGCGTGCTCTTTGCTGGTCTCGACGCGCTTCAGCTCCGTCTCCAGCAGATCCCGGCGTACGCAGTGCCGAGCTCGCTCGTCCAGACCATCCCGTACATCACGGTGATCATCGTGCTGGCGCTGGTCGGCCGAACTCGAATTCCGTCGGCGGCCGGCGATCACTACGAGTCGGGCGAGGACTAG
- a CDS encoding nucleoside phosphorylase translates to MTGDSEDPNDEVQYHLGVGEDDVADTVLLPGDPERIPKITGVWDDAAIVAEHREYRTATGEHRGTPISTTSTGIGSPSAAIAVEELARVGVDTFLRVGSCGAIQPEMEVGDLVITSGAVRQEGTSEEYVREDYPAAADDRVVAALVAAAERLDYDYHVGVTASTDSFYAGQGRPGFEGFEAAGSDELVENLQEANVLNIEMEASTICTLANLYGLRAGAVCTVYANRVTGEFRTEGETRAAETASLACALLAKMDERAREAGADRWYPGLGIEAE, encoded by the coding sequence ATGACCGGCGACAGCGAGGACCCGAACGACGAGGTGCAGTACCACCTCGGCGTCGGCGAGGACGACGTCGCCGACACCGTGCTCCTGCCTGGCGACCCCGAGCGCATCCCGAAGATCACCGGCGTGTGGGACGATGCGGCAATCGTGGCCGAACACCGCGAGTACCGCACCGCGACCGGCGAGCACCGGGGAACGCCGATCAGCACCACCTCAACGGGGATCGGCAGCCCCTCGGCGGCGATCGCGGTCGAGGAGCTCGCACGCGTCGGCGTGGACACCTTCCTCCGGGTGGGCTCCTGCGGCGCGATCCAGCCCGAAATGGAAGTGGGTGATCTCGTCATCACCTCCGGCGCTGTGCGCCAGGAAGGTACCAGCGAGGAGTACGTCCGCGAGGACTACCCCGCAGCGGCGGACGACCGCGTGGTGGCGGCGCTGGTCGCGGCCGCTGAACGCCTCGATTACGACTACCACGTCGGCGTGACCGCGAGCACCGACAGCTTCTACGCCGGCCAGGGTCGCCCCGGGTTCGAGGGGTTCGAGGCCGCCGGCAGCGACGAACTCGTCGAGAATCTCCAAGAAGCCAACGTCCTGAACATCGAGATGGAGGCGAGCACGATCTGCACTCTCGCGAACCTCTACGGCCTCCGGGCGGGCGCGGTCTGTACGGTGTACGCGAACCGCGTCACCGGCGAGTTCCGAACCGAGGGCGAGACCCGCGCCGCCGAGACTGCGAGTCTCGCATGCGCGCTGCTCGCCAAGATGGACGAGCGGGCGCGCGAGGCCGGGGCCGATCGGTGGTATCCCGGGCTTGGTATCGAGGCCGAGTAG